ATGCGCGTACGTTCCAATGTAGCACCTTCCGGCAATTCCAGTTCGATTTTGAAATATCCCTGGTCTTCCACAGGCAAGAAGCTGGTCGGAATAATACGGTGAATCAGCATAATAGCAATCAATACCATTCCGAACGCGCTCAATACCCTGCGGGGATGCTTGATAGTACGGGTTACGGCAGCTACATACTTATTGCTACCAATGCCCAGCCATTCATTGATTTTCCTGAAAACTATATTTTTCTTCTTTCCGCTGTCCGGCTTCAAAATCAGAGAGCACATGACAGGGCTCAATGTCAAAGCTACCACCGTAGAGATAAGTACGGACACAACAATCGTCACCGTAAACTGGCGATACAACTGTCCCGTAATCCCGCTCAGAAAACTGACAGGAACGAAAACGGCCGCCAACACCAATGATGTGGCAATCAAGGCACTAGCCAGCCCATTCATCGCTTTTTTGGTAGCTTCATAAGGACTCAGCTTTTCCGTTTCCATAATATGTTCCACGCCTTCCACCACCACAATCGCGTCGTCCACAACGATACCGATGGCAAGAATCAATCCGAGCAATGTCAATATATTGAGCGAGAAACCGAAAATCAACATGAATCCGAAAGTACCGATCAGTGAAATAGGCACCGCCACCACCGGAATCAACGTTGCACGCCAACTCTGCAAAGAAAGATAAACGACAAGCACCACCAATACCAAGGCTTCAAACAACGTCTTATATACCTCGTGTATAGATTCGGAAATATAAGTCGTCATATCGAACGGAATCTCATAGCTCAATCCTTCGGGAAAGTTCTTGCTGATTTCATCCATCGCTTCCTTCACCCTCTCGGCAACTTCCATTGCGTTGGCACCCGGCAACATATAAATGCCAAGTACGGCTGCATTCTCACCGTTGATACCACTCTCCGTATTATAAGATGAGGCTTCCAATGATACACGTGCCACATCTTTCAACCGGATAATGGAACCGTTCGCATTAGCACGCACTACGATATCTTCAAACTGCCCCACAGTGGAAAGACGCCCCTGCGTCGTAATAGGAATCGTTATATCCAACCCCTGCACCGGCTGCTGTCCTAGTACACCGGCTGCCGATTCACGGTTCTGGTCTTTCAAAGCATTCTGCAAGTCCTGCACTGTCAATCCGAAGTTTGCCAGCTTATCGGGTTGCGCCCATATCTGCATGGCATAGTAACGGCTACCGATATTCGACACACGCCCTACTCCAGGAATACGACGGATTACATCGAGCACATTGATTGTAGCAAAGTTACTCAGATAGATTTCGTCGAACTTAGGGTCGGTCGAAGTCAGACACAGAGTCATCAACTGGCTGGGAGCCTGCTTCTCCACTGAAATACCATTCTGAATCACTTCTGCCGGCAAACGGGATTCTGCCAACTTCACACGGTTCTGAATCTCAACTGCCGCCAAATCCGGATCAGCGGAAACATCAAATGTCACCGTTGCCGAGAAACCACCGGAGTTAGAACTGGTCGATTCCATATAAAGCATTCCCGGTGTACCGTTGATTTCCTGCTCAATCGGGGTAGCTACCGCCTGCGACACAGTGAGCGCGCTCGCACCCGGATAGGATGCACTGATCTTCACCACTGGGGGCGTAATCTGTGGATATTGGTCCACCGGAAGCATTGTCAGACCGATAATTCCGACAATTACGATCACGATGGAGATTACAGCCGAGAAGACCGGCCTGTCTATAAAAAAAGTAACTTTCATCGTTTATTCTCCTTTCGCGTTATCCTTCGTTTCCGTGTCCGGCTGACTTATCCGTACTTTCATTCCCGGAGTCAACTTATGGAAACCTTCTACTACTACCATTTCGCCTTGCGCCACTCCTCTTTCCACTACTACGTTATTCCCGACTTCAGGACCTAATTCGATAAAACGTTTCTCTACCGTATTGTCCTTACGCATCGTGTAGATATAGGCTCCGCCTTTTTCGATAGTAACCGCTTTCATCGGAACGACAAGCGCGCCCTCACGGAGATCCAGCAGTAATTTCACTTTTGTAAACTGTCCCGGCAGTAATACCTGTTTCGGATTAGGCATTTCCGCACGCACGGAGAAAGTACCGGTCTGCGGGTCGACTTGTGGCTCGGCAAAGTCTACATAACCTTTATACGGATAAACGGTGTTGTCTGCCAATGTGATGGTAATGTTCGGTTGCCAGGAACGGGTGGAGTCCTGCTGTCCCAAGTTGATATTTCTTTCTTTACTTTTCAGATAGTCAAGTGCCGTCATGCTAAAGTCTACAAGCACCGTATCACTTTTCACGATAGTAGCAAGTAATGATTTTCCACCGGGACCGACCAATGTACCCAAGTCCACATTTCTTTCACTGATATGTCCCGACAGCGGCGAACGGACAATGGTATAGCCCAATTCAAGTTCCGCCTGCGCCAAATCAGCTTCGCTCATGGCTACGGTTGCTTCGGCACTCTCATAGGCGGCTTCCGCATTATCCAAGTCCAACTGGCTAGCGGCATTCTGCTCAAATAGCGGGCGGATACGTTTCAAATCACGATCCGCCTTCAACGCCTGCGCCTCGTCCTTTTTCAACTGAGCTCTGGCTTTATCCGCCTTGGCGCGATACTGGTCCTGATTAATCACAAACAGGACCTGATTCTTGTTTACATACGTACCTTCAGCAAAAAGCATATTCTCCAGATAACCTTCCACACGGGCACGTACTTCGACGAACTGCTGGGCACGGATACGTCCCACATATTCCCCGTATATTTCTACATCATCTTTCAGCACTGGTTCAACAATGACTGTCGGCACCTCCAGCTCAGCCTTCTGAGGTCGGGTCAGTATCCAATATACACCCAACACGACCAGCATACAAATAACAGCAGCAATGGTTCTCTTTCTCCTCAGTTTCAACTCATGTTTCGAAAAGAATAATCTCATATCGAATCTTATTATTAAATTTAACTTATGTTTGTTCTATACTCCTTTTACGCAATTCCCATGCCAAAATTCCTTATGTAACCTATTTACTGGCGTTCAGCGTTTTATATTCCGTCATATCAGATGTAGAAATGTGGAATACACCGCATAATGTGTAGAAATAATCCACAATTCCGACTTTTAGAACATTTTTTCTACTTTCCATTTCAACAACTAAACAAATTATGTCTTACATTTGTATTATAATAAACAACACTAGACTGTGTCCTAATGAAAAAACAAATCTTTTCAACATTGGTTTTGTCAATCTGCATCTTATTTCCTTTTTCTTTGCATTCTCAGGAGCAACGTAAAAAGGTGGGAGTAGTTTTAAGCGGTGGCGGCGCCAAAGGAATGGCGCACATCAAAGCATTGAAAGTGATTGAAGAAGCCGGAATCCCCATTGATTACATAGCGGGAACCAGTATGGGTGCTATTGTAGGTGGTCTATACGCCATCGGCTACACGCCGGAGCAACTGGACAGTATGGTACGGAAACAAAACTGGACATTCCTGCTCAGTGACCGTGTCAAACGAAGCGCCATGTCACTGACCGACCGTGAGCGCTCTGAAAAATTCGTCATTTCCATCCCTTTCACCAAAACTCCTAAAGATGCAGCTTCGGGAGGAATCATGAAAGGACAGAACCTTGCCAACTTATTCTCGGATCTGACAATGGGGTATCACGACTCTATTGACTTCAATAAACTTCCTATACCTTTTGCCTGTGTAGCGGCTGATATCGTAAACGGAAACCAAATTATATTCCGGGACGGGATACTTTCTACTGCCATGCGTGCCAGCATGGCAATTCCCGGCGCATTCACTCCGGTGCGGCAAGATAGCATGGTGTTGGTAGACGGTGGCATTGTCAACAATTACCCGGCAGATGTCGCGAAAGCGATGGGAGCTGATATTATTATCGGGGTAGATGTACAAAACGCCTTGAAACCGGCAGACAAGCTAAATAGTGTCCCTGATATTCTAGGACAGATTGTGGATATTACCTGTCAGGCAAACCATGAAAAGAATGTAAATCTCACAGATACCTACATCCGTGTGAATGTAGACGGCTATTCTTCCGCCAGTTTCACTCCCGCTGCCATTGACACGTTGATGCGAAGAGGCGAAGAAGCTGCAAGGGCACAATGGAAGTCCCTGCTTGCACTGAAAAAGAAGATAGGAATACCGGATGATTATACCCCCAAACAACACGGTCCCTACTCTTCCCTATCCAATGTACGCACTATCTACGTGACGGATATTTCGTTCACCGGTGTAGAAGCCGATGACAAGAAATGGCTAATGAAGAAGTGTAACCTGAAAGAAAACAGCAATATCACCACCCAACAGATAGAACAAGCTTTGTTCCAGCTACGTGGAAGCCAGTCTTATTCCAGTGCCAGTTATACATTGACGGACACTCCCGAAGGTTATCAGCTCAACTTCCTGTTGCAAGAGAAATATGAAAGAAGAATCAACCTGGGAATCCGTTTCGATTCGGAAGAAATCGCATCACTGCTGCTTAACGCAACGGCCGACCTCAAGACTCACATTCCTTCCCGCCTATCCCTCACCGGACGATTGGGAAAACGATATGCCGCCCGCATAGATTATACGCTCGAACCGATGCAACAGCGTAATTTCAACTTCTCGTACATGTTCCAATACAACGATATCAACATATACGAGGAAGGCGACCGCGCCTATAATACCACCTATAAATATCATCTAGCCGAATTTGGTTTCTCCGATGTATGGTACAAAAACTTCCGCTTCGGTCTCGGACTACGTTTCGAATATTATAAGTACAAGGATTTCCTGTTCAAGAAACCGGAACTTGCCGATCTGAAAGTAGAATCGGAACATTTTCTGAGCTATTTTGCGCAGGTACAGTATAGTACTTACGACAAGGGATATTTCCCCGCCAAAGGTAGTGACTTCAAAGCCGCCTATTCACTCTATACGGATAACATGGCGCAATACAACGACCATGCCCCATTCTCCGCATTAAGTGCTTCGTGGGCAAGCGTCATTCCTATCACCCGGCGTTTTTCCGTCATCCCTTCCATTTACGGACGTATCCTAATTGGAAAAGGATTTCCATATCCTCTGCAAAATGCGATTGGCGGTGAAGTACCCGGCTTTTATATCCCACAACAATTGCCATTTGCCGGAGTTACTAACCTGGAACTGATGGATAATACTATCATGATTGCATCATTAAAATTCAGACAGCGCATGGGAGCTATCCATTATCTTACCCTAACAGGAAATTATGGACTGACGAACAGCAATTTTTTCAACGTATTGAAAGGCAAACAATTATTCGGCATCAGCGCAGGATATGGAATGGACAGTATCTTCGGACCATTGGAAATATCATTGGGATATTCCAATCAGACGGATAAGGGAAGTTGCTTTGTGAATTTGGGGTATTATTTCTAATCGTCCATACGATTATTGGTCAACTCAAATACATCCCACCTCTAAAAGAAAACCATTTCGCTTTCAGCCATTTTGTCCGTAGACATGTATTCACTCATGTATCGGCAAAACTTTGCTGGCACGTGGGTAAAACCTTACTAAACAGCAGGCAAAAGGCTGCCCACACGTAGACTTACATTCGCTAATGCCCGGGCGTAATATAGCCGTCCGAAGAGTACATATGGAAAAGAAAACGAACCCTCTGTTTGGAGTAAATACAGGGTCTAAAAAACAGGCTGAAAGCTATCCTTTTCATTTCAGAGGCGGTTTCAGCCAAATCCTTCGATAAAATGGAGCAATTTGAAAGAAGCTGAAGGCTGAAAGCGGTTTCATGAACTTATTATTAGTCCATATAATATAGCCTATCAATAGAGTTAATTTAAAAGATTTATATATTAGGGCAGTTATTATTAGAATTAAAAAAGGGTTGTCCTTCACCCGCTATCCCCTATCAAATTAGTGATACAGCAAGAAGATGCAGGCTCAAATAATGTTTTTTTTGTTCATTTATTCGTCTGAATCGAAGAAAGTACCTATCTTTACCGCAAGTATTTTTATTATTCACCATTAAATATAAAGATTATGGCAAGTAGAAGAGAACTCAAAAAGAACGTAAATTATATCGCTGGAGAATTATTCACCGAGTGTTTAATTAACAGCATGTTTATCCCTGGTACTGATAAAGCTAAAGCAGATGAGTTGATGGCTGAAGTGCTGAAGATGCAGGATGAATTTGTAACCCGTATCAGCCATACGGAACCGGGAAACGTGAAAGGTTTTTATAAGAAATTCCGCGCAGACTTTAATGCAAAGGTAAACGAGATTATTGAAGCTATAGGAAAATTGAACTAAAAAAAAGAATGAAGAAAGCAATTTATAGCTTTATCTATTACCGCCTGTTAGGGTGGAAGACAAACGTTACGGTACCTAATTATGATAAATGCGTGATATGTGCCGCTCCACACACAACGAACTTCGACTTATTTATTGGGAAACTATTTTATGGCGCTTTAGGCCGTAAGACAAGTTTCATGATGAAAAAAGAATGGTTTTTCTTTCCGCTCGGACTGTTTTTCAAAGCAGTGGGCGGGATTCCTGTAGACCGCAGCCGGAAAACTTCGCTAGTAGACCAGATGGTTCAACATTTTGCTAAGTGCAAAAAGTTCCACTTGGCTATCACTCCCGAAGGAACCCGCAAAGCGAATCCAAACTGGAAGAAAGGTTTTTATTTTATCGCCCAGAAGGCTCAAGTTCCTATTGTTCTAATCGGTATTGATTACAACAAAAAGACAATCTCGGCAACGAAAGCTATCATGCCATCGGGAGATATCAACAAAGATATGAGAGAAATCAAACTTTATTTCAAGGATTTCAAAGGAAAACACCCTGAGAATTTTGCTCTTGGTGAACTTTAAATATTAAGTATAGAGGTATTCAATTATGGAGTCTATTCGTATTTCCATAGTACAAACCGATATCGTTTGGGAAAATAAACAAGAAAATCTCCGTTTGCTCTACGAAAAGCTGCAAAGCCTCCGTGGAACAACGGAGATTGTTGTTCTACCGGAGATGTTCTCTACCGGATTCAGTATGCAGAGCGAAATGCTGGCAGAATCAAACTCCGGCGAGACGCTCACAACTTTCAAACGATGGACCTCACAATTCCAACTGGCTATCTGCGGTAGTTACATAGCAACAGATAACGGACAGTTTTATAACCGTGCTTTCTTTCTGACTCCCGAAGGAAAAGAATTCTACTATGACAAACGGCACCTGTTCCGTATGGGACGGGAAGCAGAACATTTCTCTGCCGGTGACAAACGTCTCATCATCCCCTACCGTGGATGGAATATCTGTCTACTCGTCTGCTATGACCTTCGTTTCCCGGTATGGAGCCGGAATATAAACAACGGATACGACCTATTAATATATGTAGCAAACTGGCCTGTCCCCCGCCGCCTGGCATGGGATACCTTGCTTCGTGCACGTGCATTCGAGAACCAATGCTATGTATGCGGCGTGAACAGAACTGGAACCGACGGATACCATTTGGAATATAACGGCGGCAGCAAAGTTTACTCGGCTTACGGCGAAGAAGTAGCTTCTCTGCCCGATGGACAAGAGGGAATAGTCACAGTAACACTCAATCTGGTCTCCCTCAACCAATTCAGGGAAAAGTTTCCGGTATGGAAAGATGCCGACGAATTTCATCTATAAGATATGCTACAAAACAAATGTTAAAAACAGATTAAAACAGCAACAATACCTTGAAGTAGGTAGTTAATAATATAGACTTCTTTTGTATCTTTGTCGTGAAAATACAGTCGCAAGGACGCTAATCTTACATAACTTAATTAACAACTTTATGAAAACAAATCTTAGTTCTCAAATCAGTCTCCACCGGGTCTCCCCCAGATACTACAGACCGGAGAATGCATTTGAAAAATCAGTCTTGACAAGACTAGAGAAAATCCCCACAGACATCTATGAATCTGTAGAAGAAGGAGCTAACTACATTGCTCGCGAAATAGCACAGACCATCCGCGAAAAACAAAAAGCAGGACGTTTCTGCGTATTGGCACTGCCTGGCGGCGATTCACCCAGACACGTATATACGGAACTTATCCGCATGCACAAGGAAGAAGGCCTCAGCTTCCGCAACGTGATCGTATTTAACATGTACGAATATTATCCGTTGTCTCCCGATGCTGTCAACAGCAACTTCAATGCTTTGAAAAGCATGTTGCTGGATCAAATCGACATCGACAAGCAGAATATATTCACCCCGGACGGAAGCATTGCCAAAGATACTATCTTTGAATATTGCCGTCTGTACGAACAACGTATCGAAAGCTTCGGCGGTATCGATATTGCTTTGCTGGGTATCGGTCGTGTAGGTAATATCGCATTCAACGAACCGGGTTCACGTCTGAACTCTACCACTCGTTTGATTTTGTTGGATAATGCGTCACGCAATGAAGCAGCCAAGATTTTCGGAACTATGGATAATACTCCCATCAGTTCTATTACGATGGGTGTAGCTACCATTCTCGGTGCAAAGAAAGTTTATCTGCTTGCATGGGGTGAAAACAAGGCAGCCATGATTAAAGAATGTGTGGAAGGTGCCATCACTGACACAATTCCTGCATCTTATCTGCAAACGCACAACAACGCACATGTAGCTCTCGATCTTTCGGCAGCTATGAACTTGACACGTATTCAACGTCCGTGGCTGGTAACTTCCTGCGAGTGGAATGACAAACTGATCCGCAGCGCTATCGTTTGGTTATGTCAGTTGACAGGCAAACCTATCTTGAAATTGACAAATAAGGATTATAACGAAAACGGCTTGAGTGAACTGTTGGCACTTTATGGTTCTGCATACAATGTAAATATCAAGATTTTCAATGATTTGCAGCACACCATCACCGGATGGCCGGGTGGCAAACCGAATGCCGATGATACTTATCGTCCCGAACGTGCCAAACCATTCCCGAAACGTGTGATTATCTTCTCTCCGCACCCGGATGATGATGTGATCTCCATGGGTGGAACGCTCCGCCGCCTGGTAGAGCAAAAACATGAAGTACATGTAGCCTACGAGACTTCCGGTAATATCGCCGTAGGTGATGAAGAAGTGGTTCGTTTCATGCATTTCATCAATGGCTTCAACCAACTTTTCAACAATAGTGAAGACCAGGTTATCAATGAGAAGTACGCAGAAATACGCAATTTCCTGAAGAATAAGAAAGATGGCGATATGGACAGCCGTGACATTCTGACTATCAAAGGTCTGATTCGCCGTGGTGAAGCCCGCACCGCTTCTTCTTATAACAATATCCCGTTGGATCGTGTACACTTCCTTGACCTGCCATTCTACGAAACAGGCAAGATTCAGAAGAATCCTATCAGCGAGGCAGACGTAGAAATCGTACGAAACCTGCTCCGTGAAGTGAAGCCTCATCAGATATTCGTAGCCGGCGACCTTGCCGACCCGCATGGAACACACCGTGTATGTACGGATGCTGTTTTTGCTGCCGTCGACCTCGAAAAAGAAGAGGGTGCAAAATGGCTGAAAGACTGCCGTATCTGGATGTATCGTGGTGCATGGGCTGAATGGGAAATTGAAAACATCGAAATGGCAGTACCTATCAGTCCGGAAGAACTCCGTGCAAAACGTAACTCTATCCTGAAACATCAGTCTCAGATGGAAAGCGCTCCGTTCTTGGGTAATGACGAACGTTTGTTCTGGCAACGTAGTGAAGACCGCAATCGTGGTACAGCTACTTTGTATGACAAATTAGGACTGGCTTCCTACGAAGCAATGGAAGCATTCGTGGAGTATATTCCACTATAAGGAAAATCATTCTTAATTAAGAGAATATAAAACAATGAAAGAAGAGTGGGAAGTTTGGATACTTCTCACTCTTTTTTTGTTTATTTTTGTAGGATAATTCACCACAGAGAAAATGAGAACAAAAGCAATGAATAATGAAAAAGATAATAGTGTTTCTTCTATGCCTTACTATAAGTGCTAATTTTCTTTTCGCTCAAGATATTGAAAGGAATGTAAAAGAAAGATTAACGGATTATTTCGGCAAATATACCGCAACAGCCAAAATCAGCACTCCAAAGCTGAATAGTATTGATATAAATTATGACCGTAAGACAATTACTGTCTATGCCTCGGAGAGTTTCGCTTATCAACCTTTCCGGCCGGAAACCGTAGAGACAATTTATAACCAGGTGAAAGAATTACTCCCGGGCCCCGTCCACTATTACCAATTGGCGATTTATGCGGACGGAAAGCCAATCGAGGAACTTGTTCCTAATTTCTACCGGAACAAGAAAAAGGATAAGGAACGAATGTCCCTGAACGTGGATTATAAAGGAGCCCCCTGGGTAAAAAATATCTCACGCCCGAATGATATTTCACGCGGATTACAAGACCGTCACATCGCAATCTGGCAAAGCCATGGCAACTATTTCAAGAATGACAAGAACGAATGGGGGTGGCAACGCCCCCGCCTGTTCTGTACCACAGAAGATTTGTTCACTCAGTCTTTCGTTCTTCCTTATGTGATTCCCATGCTGGAGAACGCAGGTGCTATCGTTTATACTCCCCGCGAACGGGACACGCAAAAGAATGAAATCATTGTGGATAACGA
This portion of the Bacteroides acidifaciens genome encodes:
- a CDS encoding efflux RND transporter permease subunit, which produces MKVTFFIDRPVFSAVISIVIVIVGIIGLTMLPVDQYPQITPPVVKISASYPGASALTVSQAVATPIEQEINGTPGMLYMESTSSNSGGFSATVTFDVSADPDLAAVEIQNRVKLAESRLPAEVIQNGISVEKQAPSQLMTLCLTSTDPKFDEIYLSNFATINVLDVIRRIPGVGRVSNIGSRYYAMQIWAQPDKLANFGLTVQDLQNALKDQNRESAAGVLGQQPVQGLDITIPITTQGRLSTVGQFEDIVVRANANGSIIRLKDVARVSLEASSYNTESGINGENAAVLGIYMLPGANAMEVAERVKEAMDEISKNFPEGLSYEIPFDMTTYISESIHEVYKTLFEALVLVVLVVYLSLQSWRATLIPVVAVPISLIGTFGFMLIFGFSLNILTLLGLILAIGIVVDDAIVVVEGVEHIMETEKLSPYEATKKAMNGLASALIATSLVLAAVFVPVSFLSGITGQLYRQFTVTIVVSVLISTVVALTLSPVMCSLILKPDSGKKKNIVFRKINEWLGIGSNKYVAAVTRTIKHPRRVLSAFGMVLIAIMLIHRIIPTSFLPVEDQGYFKIELELPEGATLERTRIVTERAIAYLEKNPYIEYIQNVTGSSPRVGSNQGRAELTVILKPWEERKSTSIEKIMDTVEKHLKEYPECKVYLSTPPVIPGLGSSGGFEMQLEARGEATFDNLVDAADTLMYYASKYKELTGLSSSLQSEIPQLYFDVDRDKVKMLGVPLADVFSTMKAYTGSVYVNDFNMFNRIYKVYIQAEAPYREHKDNINLFFVKASNGAMVPLTSLGNASYTTGPGSIKRFNMFTTAVIRGAAAQGYSSGQAMEIMEQIARDHLPDNIGLEWSGLSYQEKQAGGQTGMVMALVFLFVFLFLAAQYESWTVPIAVLLSLPVAALGAYLGVWVCGLENDVYFQIGLVMLVGLAAKNAILIVEFAKVQVDKGEDLVQSAIYAAKLRFRPILMTSLAFVLGMLPMVLASGPGSASRQAIGTGVFFGMIFAIVFGIILVPFFFVMVYKTKSKILKHKK
- a CDS encoding efflux RND transporter periplasmic adaptor subunit; this encodes MRLFFSKHELKLRRKRTIAAVICMLVVLGVYWILTRPQKAELEVPTVIVEPVLKDDVEIYGEYVGRIRAQQFVEVRARVEGYLENMLFAEGTYVNKNQVLFVINQDQYRAKADKARAQLKKDEAQALKADRDLKRIRPLFEQNAASQLDLDNAEAAYESAEATVAMSEADLAQAELELGYTIVRSPLSGHISERNVDLGTLVGPGGKSLLATIVKSDTVLVDFSMTALDYLKSKERNINLGQQDSTRSWQPNITITLADNTVYPYKGYVDFAEPQVDPQTGTFSVRAEMPNPKQVLLPGQFTKVKLLLDLREGALVVPMKAVTIEKGGAYIYTMRKDNTVEKRFIELGPEVGNNVVVERGVAQGEMVVVEGFHKLTPGMKVRISQPDTETKDNAKGE
- a CDS encoding patatin-like phospholipase family protein; amino-acid sequence: MKKQIFSTLVLSICILFPFSLHSQEQRKKVGVVLSGGGAKGMAHIKALKVIEEAGIPIDYIAGTSMGAIVGGLYAIGYTPEQLDSMVRKQNWTFLLSDRVKRSAMSLTDRERSEKFVISIPFTKTPKDAASGGIMKGQNLANLFSDLTMGYHDSIDFNKLPIPFACVAADIVNGNQIIFRDGILSTAMRASMAIPGAFTPVRQDSMVLVDGGIVNNYPADVAKAMGADIIIGVDVQNALKPADKLNSVPDILGQIVDITCQANHEKNVNLTDTYIRVNVDGYSSASFTPAAIDTLMRRGEEAARAQWKSLLALKKKIGIPDDYTPKQHGPYSSLSNVRTIYVTDISFTGVEADDKKWLMKKCNLKENSNITTQQIEQALFQLRGSQSYSSASYTLTDTPEGYQLNFLLQEKYERRINLGIRFDSEEIASLLLNATADLKTHIPSRLSLTGRLGKRYAARIDYTLEPMQQRNFNFSYMFQYNDINIYEEGDRAYNTTYKYHLAEFGFSDVWYKNFRFGLGLRFEYYKYKDFLFKKPELADLKVESEHFLSYFAQVQYSTYDKGYFPAKGSDFKAAYSLYTDNMAQYNDHAPFSALSASWASVIPITRRFSVIPSIYGRILIGKGFPYPLQNAIGGEVPGFYIPQQLPFAGVTNLELMDNTIMIASLKFRQRMGAIHYLTLTGNYGLTNSNFFNVLKGKQLFGISAGYGMDSIFGPLEISLGYSNQTDKGSCFVNLGYYF
- a CDS encoding lysophospholipid acyltransferase family protein, with the protein product MKKAIYSFIYYRLLGWKTNVTVPNYDKCVICAAPHTTNFDLFIGKLFYGALGRKTSFMMKKEWFFFPLGLFFKAVGGIPVDRSRKTSLVDQMVQHFAKCKKFHLAITPEGTRKANPNWKKGFYFIAQKAQVPIVLIGIDYNKKTISATKAIMPSGDINKDMREIKLYFKDFKGKHPENFALGEL
- a CDS encoding amidohydrolase; this translates as MESIRISIVQTDIVWENKQENLRLLYEKLQSLRGTTEIVVLPEMFSTGFSMQSEMLAESNSGETLTTFKRWTSQFQLAICGSYIATDNGQFYNRAFFLTPEGKEFYYDKRHLFRMGREAEHFSAGDKRLIIPYRGWNICLLVCYDLRFPVWSRNINNGYDLLIYVANWPVPRRLAWDTLLRARAFENQCYVCGVNRTGTDGYHLEYNGGSKVYSAYGEEVASLPDGQEGIVTVTLNLVSLNQFREKFPVWKDADEFHL
- a CDS encoding glucosamine-6-phosphate deaminase, which translates into the protein MKTNLSSQISLHRVSPRYYRPENAFEKSVLTRLEKIPTDIYESVEEGANYIAREIAQTIREKQKAGRFCVLALPGGDSPRHVYTELIRMHKEEGLSFRNVIVFNMYEYYPLSPDAVNSNFNALKSMLLDQIDIDKQNIFTPDGSIAKDTIFEYCRLYEQRIESFGGIDIALLGIGRVGNIAFNEPGSRLNSTTRLILLDNASRNEAAKIFGTMDNTPISSITMGVATILGAKKVYLLAWGENKAAMIKECVEGAITDTIPASYLQTHNNAHVALDLSAAMNLTRIQRPWLVTSCEWNDKLIRSAIVWLCQLTGKPILKLTNKDYNENGLSELLALYGSAYNVNIKIFNDLQHTITGWPGGKPNADDTYRPERAKPFPKRVIIFSPHPDDDVISMGGTLRRLVEQKHEVHVAYETSGNIAVGDEEVVRFMHFINGFNQLFNNSEDQVINEKYAEIRNFLKNKKDGDMDSRDILTIKGLIRRGEARTASSYNNIPLDRVHFLDLPFYETGKIQKNPISEADVEIVRNLLREVKPHQIFVAGDLADPHGTHRVCTDAVFAAVDLEKEEGAKWLKDCRIWMYRGAWAEWEIENIEMAVPISPEELRAKRNSILKHQSQMESAPFLGNDERLFWQRSEDRNRGTATLYDKLGLASYEAMEAFVEYIPL